Within the Mumia flava genome, the region GCGGCTCGGGTTCTCGCTGCGCGGCTCCGAGCAGGCCCAGGCGAACCTCGTCGCCGACTGCGGCCCCAGCCGCACCTCGTACACCCGGCGCCGCGAGGAGACCACCCGCGCGTGGGACGACCACCTCGGGCGGATCGACGTGACCTGCGCCGATCCCGACCGGACGACGGTGTTCGAGACCGCGCTGTACCACGCCCTGATCAAGCCGTGCCTCGCGCCGGACGAGAGCCCGTTCCGGCCGTCGGACGGACCGTTCGCGTTCGACGTCTGCACGATGTGGGACATCTACCGCACCCAGCTCCCGCTGCTCACGACGCTGGCACCCCAACGGGCCGTCGAGCTGGCGACCGCGCTGATCCACGTCTGCGAGGAGGAGGGCAACCTCCCGATCGGCTACAGGATGGCCCGCGGCGCCGACGTGTTCTCGCGCCAGGCGAGCGCCCTCGCCCAGACCTTCCTCGCCGACCTCTGCACCCTCGGGCTGCCGGGGATGGACTGGGACTGGGCCCTCGTGCACATGCACAACGACCTGCGGCGGGCGTACGGCGAGGACTACCTGCTGCGCGGCCTCGCCCACCCCGTCAGCCACACCCTCGACCTCGCGTTCGGCTACTGGTGCACCCAGCTCGTCGCAGAGCACGTCGGCGACAAGACGCTCGCGGCCGAGCTCGCGCAGTACGCCGGGGGCTGGACGAACGCGTTCGACCCGACGACCGGGCTGCTGCTCGACTCCACGTACTACGAAGGCGGCAAGTGGAACTACTCGTTCCGCCTGCTGCACGACATGGCCGCCCGGATCGCCCTGGTCGGCGGAGACGACGCGTTCGTCGCGATGCTCGACCGGTTCTTCGGGTACGGCGCGGCGCCGGTCGTCCAGCCGGGGCCGCGTCCGGGCGTCGAGGAGATGGCGGCGGGCTACGCGCTGGCGCGGTTCGAGGGCCTGAACAACGAGCCCGACATGGAGGCACCCTGGGCGTACCACTACGCCGGGCGTCCGGACCGTACCGCCGAGGTCGTCCACGCCGCCGTGCACCAGTGCTTCGGTACGGGCGCGGGCGGGCTCGCGGGGAACGACGACTCCGGCGGGCTGTCGTCGTGGTACGTGTGGGCGTCGCTCGGGTTGTTCCCGGTGGCCGGGCAGAGTCTGTTCCTGGTGAGCGCACCCGCCTTCGAGGCCGCGACGATCCACCTCGCCGGCGCCGACCTCGAGATCGAGACGACCGGGTTCGCCGAGCCCGGCCCGGACACGCCCCCGCAGTACGTCCAGGAGGCCTACCTCGACGGCCGTCCCCTGGAGCGCACCTGGCTGGACGGGGCGCGGCTGCACCGCGGTGGCCGGCTCCTGATCGAGCTCGGACCCGAGCCGAGCCGGTGGGGCCAGGCACCCGAGCACCGACCGCCGTCGTTCCCGGCCGGGACCCGACGCGAGGACGTCGTCGGCCCCTCGGCCGACGTGCC harbors:
- a CDS encoding glycoside hydrolase domain-containing protein is translated as MSVDPFIGTEATALPGRTGIAATWWWPKPQVGNTHPGACYPLGMVSACAYSGAYPTGYGRYDLSTEGVPVAFLDDQAASGFTHFQQSGTGAIRKYYNYLRVTPMLEPLDALGRTWTLHDERAGAGWYETTLESGVRCEITVGPKSAVHRYTFPAHHDARIVIDLSLGGLSIPYGATVPLRAHLETVEPGEARGELVVEGAPLAVHVECDAQRWRQMLWYDRRLMAGGSRLDFDDIRATTLRPFGVMWAGPTTAEQTVEVRLGFSLRGSEQAQANLVADCGPSRTSYTRRREETTRAWDDHLGRIDVTCADPDRTTVFETALYHALIKPCLAPDESPFRPSDGPFAFDVCTMWDIYRTQLPLLTTLAPQRAVELATALIHVCEEEGNLPIGYRMARGADVFSRQASALAQTFLADLCTLGLPGMDWDWALVHMHNDLRRAYGEDYLLRGLAHPVSHTLDLAFGYWCTQLVAEHVGDKTLAAELAQYAGGWTNAFDPTTGLLLDSTYYEGGKWNYSFRLLHDMAARIALVGGDDAFVAMLDRFFGYGAAPVVQPGPRPGVEEMAAGYALARFEGLNNEPDMEAPWAYHYAGRPDRTAEVVHAAVHQCFGTGAGGLAGNDDSGGLSSWYVWASLGLFPVAGQSLFLVSAPAFEAATIHLAGADLEIETTGFAEPGPDTPPQYVQEAYLDGRPLERTWLDGARLHRGGRLLIELGPEPSRWGQAPEHRPPSFPAGTRREDVVGPSADVPL